One segment of Variovorax sp. PAMC28562 DNA contains the following:
- a CDS encoding LD-carboxypeptidase has product MTKHIYIYSPASAVRDRAAFKRGVARLKTLGYEVEIDEAALSVHQRFAGDDAVRLAAISRAAASHADVALIARGGYGLTRILDAIPYKAIARAIEHGTEFVGLSDFTALQSALFAKTGAVTWAGPAVGEDFGAEEGADDIMEDCFGDFTSGQGEGTGWRVPVRDAAAMASPLKSIHGATLWGGNLCVLTSLLGTPYFPAVDKGVLFVEDVNEHPYRIERMLDQLRHAGVLARQKAIVLGQFTGMRKIPGYDRGFDLQAVVTRLRGLLKIPVLTGLPFGHVPTKVMLPVGAKVEMAADGRDVFLVWGHRHHHDHAH; this is encoded by the coding sequence GTGACAAAACACATCTACATCTATTCCCCCGCCAGTGCGGTGCGCGACCGCGCCGCTTTCAAACGCGGCGTCGCACGGCTCAAGACACTGGGCTACGAAGTCGAAATCGACGAAGCGGCGCTCAGCGTGCACCAGCGTTTCGCCGGCGACGACGCCGTGCGGCTCGCCGCCATCTCGCGTGCTGCCGCAAGCCACGCCGACGTGGCGCTCATCGCACGCGGTGGCTACGGCCTGACGCGCATCCTCGACGCGATTCCGTACAAGGCCATTGCCAGAGCGATCGAGCACGGTACCGAGTTCGTCGGCCTGAGTGACTTCACCGCGCTGCAGAGTGCACTGTTCGCAAAGACCGGCGCTGTGACCTGGGCCGGCCCGGCGGTGGGCGAAGACTTCGGTGCTGAAGAAGGCGCGGACGACATCATGGAAGACTGCTTCGGCGACTTCACGAGCGGGCAGGGCGAGGGAACGGGCTGGCGCGTTCCGGTGCGCGACGCGGCCGCCATGGCGTCGCCGTTGAAGAGCATTCACGGTGCCACGTTGTGGGGCGGCAACCTGTGCGTGCTGACCAGCCTGCTCGGCACGCCGTATTTTCCGGCGGTCGACAAGGGCGTGCTGTTCGTCGAAGACGTGAACGAGCATCCTTATCGCATCGAACGCATGCTCGACCAGTTGCGTCATGCGGGCGTGCTGGCGCGTCAAAAGGCGATCGTGCTGGGTCAGTTCACCGGCATGCGCAAGATCCCCGGTTACGACCGCGGCTTCGACCTGCAGGCCGTGGTGACGCGACTGCGTGGCTTGCTGAAGATTCCAGTGTTGACGGGGCTACCGTTCGGCCATGTGCCGACCAAAGTGATGTTGCCGGTGGGCGCCAAAGTCGAAATGGCGGCCGACGGGAGGGATGTATTTTTGGTGTGGGGTCATCGGCATCACCATGACCACGCTCATTGA